In Haloimpatiens massiliensis, the following are encoded in one genomic region:
- the smc gene encoding chromosome segregation protein SMC produces the protein MFLKSLEIRGFKSFADKTEVSFNKGITTVVGPNGSGKSNISDAVRWVLGEQSIKTLRGGKMEDVIFAGTQYRRPVGLAQVAITLDNSDSELPIDYSDVTISRRLYRSGESEYYINNSKCRLKDIQELFMDTGIGKEGYSIIGQGKIDAILSGKPEDRRKLLEEAAGIVKFKTRKEEAERKLINTEQNLTRIEDILSTYEERLGPLEIERNKAKEFLKLSEELKIKEINLILYNIKSLEERILFIKKNIDKFNDEMNKYEKEKEELKSQFDELEEEMEKFNKDIEREKSDYYNKQWEHKDIISKMEILNERISNLKSVIDKNSIDIKNLEHKKESFYKEKNLKEKELEKFQMDQTSLNINIVKLENYILSLNKEISTDKQILDNLKKEQIDVAGKISELKNSNIIYKNEVEELKKKISHIKESCVGYANSIKINSNTKNILKEEREKLSICIVEHEDEIKSSRREISKLNIQLKEQEIKFKSNNKKLNTLEANRNILANLDKEYEGYTKTVKNLMHDLSKGLLEIQKQHCHVLGEIVDVPKELEVAIEIALGASISNIITKDETTAKKLISYLKENRLGRATFLPLDIVRGKKLDLYPEIKNIKGYLGIASELINYNNIFNPIIQYVLGRTIIAKDLDCAIHIAKASKFKFKIVTLDGEIVNAGGALTGGSLYGKNTGIISRKRHIEEIELEVEKSKEEISKVAYDIKNLNKIIKELDDKCLNLKDEIHYKNIEITKIDGKTSAIEMETEKLNKNLSVSTEEINVISKTLKYKESQTEEFYKNIDLYIEKEKENNEKIRNLEFKLKDRDKLIEDNKENLTELRIKKAGLDEIVNNKISELSRISKEGEAIDIKIETLKKEIEKSEETYQSSLKNIEENKMKIEHVLRSLEVLKNAYESKEVEKIKVKESIDKYKNKLEEMNLLIANKEKEIHKEQISHTKYVTEKENVYLKLNDEFQITYAEALEYAIENFNLKEFKLDIQNLKEGISKLGVVNLGAIEEFEDIRDKFKFMNNQKEDLISAREELMQVINDMTGKMKVMFNENFNKLRKYFNETFQELFKGGRADLLLGEGDELSCNIEINVEPPGKKLQNINLMSGGEKGLSAIALLFAILKMKPTPFCILDEIEAALDDANVVRYADFLRAFSNNVQFIVITHRKGTMEASDVMYGVTMQEKGISKVVSIQLNN, from the coding sequence ATGTTTTTAAAATCACTGGAGATAAGAGGATTCAAATCTTTTGCAGATAAAACTGAGGTGTCCTTTAATAAAGGAATAACTACAGTTGTGGGCCCTAATGGTAGTGGAAAAAGCAATATTTCAGATGCAGTTAGATGGGTACTGGGAGAGCAAAGTATAAAAACTCTAAGAGGAGGTAAAATGGAGGATGTTATATTTGCTGGAACTCAGTACAGAAGACCAGTGGGATTGGCTCAAGTAGCTATTACTCTAGATAATAGCGATAGCGAACTCCCTATAGATTATTCCGATGTAACCATTTCTAGAAGATTATATAGGTCAGGAGAGAGTGAATATTATATAAATAACTCCAAATGTAGACTTAAAGATATACAAGAATTATTTATGGACACTGGAATAGGAAAAGAAGGATATTCTATAATAGGTCAAGGTAAGATAGATGCTATTTTAAGTGGTAAACCAGAGGACAGAAGAAAACTTTTGGAAGAGGCCGCTGGTATTGTTAAATTTAAAACTAGAAAAGAAGAAGCTGAAAGAAAACTTATTAATACTGAACAAAATTTAACTAGAATAGAAGATATATTAAGTACCTATGAAGAAAGACTTGGACCTTTAGAAATAGAAAGAAATAAAGCAAAAGAGTTTTTAAAGTTATCTGAGGAATTAAAAATAAAAGAGATAAATTTAATATTGTATAATATTAAATCCTTAGAGGAAAGAATATTATTTATCAAAAAAAATATAGATAAATTTAATGATGAAATGAATAAATATGAAAAAGAAAAAGAAGAACTAAAAAGTCAATTTGATGAATTAGAAGAAGAGATGGAAAAGTTTAATAAAGATATAGAAAGAGAAAAATCAGATTATTATAACAAGCAATGGGAACACAAGGATATAATATCTAAGATGGAAATTTTAAATGAGAGAATATCCAATTTAAAATCTGTTATAGACAAAAATTCCATAGATATAAAGAATTTAGAACATAAAAAAGAAAGTTTTTATAAAGAAAAAAATTTAAAAGAAAAAGAACTGGAAAAATTTCAAATGGATCAAACCAGTTTAAATATAAATATTGTTAAGTTAGAAAATTATATATTAAGTCTTAATAAAGAAATATCTACTGATAAGCAAATACTTGATAATTTAAAGAAAGAGCAAATAGATGTAGCAGGGAAGATATCTGAACTTAAAAATAGTAATATAATTTATAAGAATGAAGTAGAGGAATTAAAAAAGAAAATCTCCCATATAAAAGAAAGTTGTGTGGGATATGCTAATTCTATAAAGATTAATTCAAATACCAAAAATATTTTAAAAGAAGAAAGAGAAAAGCTATCCATCTGTATAGTTGAACATGAGGATGAAATAAAATCCTCTAGAAGAGAAATTTCTAAGCTTAATATTCAATTAAAGGAGCAAGAAATTAAATTTAAAAGTAATAATAAAAAATTAAATACTTTGGAAGCTAATAGAAACATACTTGCAAATTTAGATAAGGAGTATGAAGGGTATACAAAAACTGTAAAAAATTTAATGCATGATTTATCTAAGGGATTATTGGAGATACAAAAACAGCATTGCCATGTATTGGGGGAAATAGTAGATGTACCTAAAGAACTAGAAGTAGCCATAGAAATAGCTCTAGGAGCATCTATTTCTAATATAATAACAAAAGATGAAACTACAGCAAAAAAATTAATTAGTTACTTAAAAGAAAATAGGTTAGGCAGGGCTACCTTCTTGCCTTTAGATATAGTTAGAGGGAAAAAGTTGGATTTATATCCTGAAATAAAAAATATAAAAGGATATTTAGGAATTGCTAGTGAACTCATAAATTATAATAATATATTTAATCCTATAATACAGTATGTGCTTGGAAGGACAATAATTGCTAAAGATTTAGATTGTGCTATTCATATAGCTAAGGCTAGTAAGTTTAAATTTAAAATAGTAACGCTAGATGGAGAGATAGTAAATGCTGGAGGAGCTTTAACTGGTGGTAGCTTATATGGGAAAAATACTGGAATAATAAGTAGAAAGAGACATATAGAAGAAATAGAATTGGAAGTGGAAAAATCAAAAGAAGAAATTTCTAAGGTAGCTTATGATATAAAAAATTTAAATAAAATTATAAAGGAATTAGATGATAAGTGTTTAAATCTAAAAGATGAAATTCACTATAAAAATATAGAAATAACAAAGATTGATGGAAAAACAAGTGCTATCGAAATGGAAACAGAAAAATTAAATAAAAATTTGTCTGTTTCTACTGAAGAGATAAATGTTATTAGTAAAACTTTGAAATATAAAGAGAGTCAGACAGAGGAATTTTATAAAAATATAGATTTATATATAGAAAAAGAAAAAGAAAATAATGAAAAGATTAGAAACTTGGAGTTTAAACTAAAAGATAGGGATAAACTTATAGAGGATAATAAGGAAAACTTAACTGAATTAAGAATAAAAAAGGCTGGACTAGATGAGATAGTCAACAATAAGATAAGTGAATTAAGTAGGATAAGCAAAGAAGGAGAAGCTATAGATATAAAAATTGAAACTCTAAAAAAAGAAATAGAAAAGTCAGAGGAAACTTATCAAAGTAGTCTTAAAAATATAGAAGAAAACAAGATGAAGATAGAACATGTACTGAGGTCTTTAGAGGTTTTGAAAAATGCATATGAAAGTAAGGAAGTAGAAAAAATAAAGGTAAAAGAAAGTATTGATAAATATAAAAATAAATTAGAAGAAATGAATTTACTAATAGCTAACAAGGAAAAAGAAATACACAAGGAACAAATATCACATACTAAGTATGTAACAGAGAAAGAAAATGTATATTTAAAATTAAATGATGAATTTCAAATTACTTATGCTGAAGCTTTAGAATATGCAATTGAAAATTTTAATTTAAAAGAGTTTAAATTAGATATTCAAAACTTAAAAGAGGGAATTTCAAAATTAGGTGTTGTAAACTTAGGTGCCATAGAAGAATTTGAAGATATAAGAGATAAATTTAAGTTTATGAATAATCAAAAAGAAGATTTAATAAGTGCTAGAGAAGAGCTTATGCAAGTAATAAATGATATGACTGGAAAAATGAAAGTCATGTTTAATGAAAATTTCAACAAACTTAGAAAGTATTTCAATGAAACTTTTCAAGAACTATTTAAAGGAGGAAGGGCAGATTTACTACTAGGAGAAGGAGATGAATTATCCTGTAACATTGAAATAAATGTAGAACCTCCAGGAAAAAAGCTTCAAAACATAAATTTAATGTCCGGTGGAGAAAAGGGACTTTCTGCCATAGCTCTATTATTTGCAATACTTAAAATGAAGCCAACCCCTTTTTGTATATTAGATGAAATCGAAGCAGCCTTAGATGATGCTAACGTAGTAAGATACGCAGATTTCTTGAGGGCTTTTTCTAACAATGTTCAATTTATTGTAATTACTCATAGAAAGGGAACTATGGAAGCAAGCGATGTTATGTATGGTGTAA
- a CDS encoding stage V sporulation protein S, with translation MEVLKVSAQSSPKSVAGALAAIVRDSKVAEIQAIGAGSVNQAIKAIAIARGFVAPNGIDLVTIPAFSQIEIDGEERTAIKLIVESR, from the coding sequence ATGGAAGTATTAAAAGTATCAGCTCAATCTTCTCCAAAATCAGTAGCAGGGGCTTTAGCAGCTATTGTAAGAGATAGTAAAGTTGCAGAGATTCAAGCAATAGGTGCCGGTTCTGTAAATCAAGCTATAAAAGCTATTGCCATAGCTAGGGGATTTGTTGCCCCTAATGGAATAGACCTTGTAACCATACCAGCTTTTTCACAGATAGAAATTGATGGCGAAGAAAGAACTGCAATTAAATTAATAGTTGAATCCAGATAA
- a CDS encoding DUF4044 domain-containing protein, translating into MKKENREKATKIMVFAMIIIFIFTLMPILFR; encoded by the coding sequence ATGAAAAAGGAAAATAGAGAAAAGGCTACAAAAATTATGGTATTTGCAATGATCATAATTTTTATATTTACTTTAATGCCTATATTATTTAGATAA